A window of Formosa sp. Hel1_31_208 contains these coding sequences:
- a CDS encoding inorganic diphosphatase — protein sequence MTAAGKVTFDVLIEIPKGSRNKYEYDFELKKIRFDRMLFSSMMYPADYGFIPETLALDGDPLDVLVLGGEPTFPMCVVEVKPIGVFHMADEKGPDEKVICVPVSDPIWNNLNDLADMNPHQIKEIEHFFQVYKDLEKKRVDVGGWGNADEAYDILNKCVNRYEISEHKVNGDFTI from the coding sequence ATGACAGCAGCAGGAAAAGTGACTTTCGACGTACTAATTGAAATCCCAAAAGGAAGTCGTAATAAATATGAATATGATTTTGAATTAAAAAAAATCAGATTTGATCGTATGCTATTTTCATCTATGATGTATCCTGCTGATTATGGTTTTATTCCAGAGACATTAGCTTTAGATGGTGACCCTTTGGATGTCTTAGTTTTAGGAGGCGAACCGACATTTCCAATGTGTGTGGTTGAGGTAAAACCAATTGGTGTATTTCATATGGCCGATGAAAAAGGGCCAGATGAAAAAGTAATTTGTGTGCCTGTTTCTGATCCTATTTGGAATAACTTGAATGATTTAGCCGATATGAACCCTCATCAAATAAAAGAAATTGAACATTTTTTCCAAGTTTATAAAGATTTGGAGAAAAAGAGAGTAGATGTCGGTGGCTGGGGGAATGCTGATGAAGCCTATGATATTCTTAATAAATGTGTTAATCGCTACGAAATTAGCGAGCATAAAGTCAATGGTGATTTTACAATTTAA
- a CDS encoding bifunctional nuclease family protein, producing the protein MSLVRLNIKGISYSQTQNGAYALILNEVDGDRKLPIVIGAFEAQSIAIALEKEIRPPRPLTHDLFKNFADRFDIVVKQVIIHKLVDGVFYSSLICERDKIEEIIDARTSDAIALALRFKAPIFTYKNILDKAGIYLKVNPKKENEDQDSILVDDLVVEEIEASIQDNYMDKSLEELNTLLDEAVKNEDYEKAAKIRDEISKR; encoded by the coding sequence ATGAGTCTAGTTAGATTAAATATCAAAGGAATATCATATAGCCAAACCCAAAATGGCGCTTATGCTCTAATTCTTAATGAAGTGGATGGTGATCGCAAATTACCAATAGTTATTGGAGCTTTTGAAGCCCAATCGATTGCTATCGCTTTAGAAAAAGAAATTAGACCTCCTAGACCCCTCACGCACGACTTGTTTAAAAATTTTGCAGATCGATTTGATATTGTTGTCAAACAAGTGATTATACACAAACTAGTTGACGGTGTATTTTACTCGAGTCTTATTTGTGAACGTGATAAAATTGAAGAAATTATTGACGCCAGAACAAGTGATGCCATTGCCCTAGCCTTGCGCTTTAAAGCGCCTATTTTTACGTATAAAAATATTTTAGACAAAGCCGGTATATACTTGAAAGTGAATCCTAAAAAAGAAAATGAAGATCAAGATTCAATTCTTGTTGATGACTTGGTCGTGGAAGAAATTGAAGCGAGCATCCAAGATAATTATATGGATAAATCTCTTGAAGAATTGAATACGCTCCTAGACGAAGCTGTCAAAAATGAAGACTATGAAAAAGCCGCTAAAATAAGAGACGAAATCTCCAAACGTTAA
- a CDS encoding pyruvate dehydrogenase complex E1 component subunit beta has protein sequence MKTIQFREAICEAMSEEMRRDDSIYLMGEEVAEYNGAYKASKGMLDEFGSKRVIDTPIAELGFAGIAIGSTMTGNRPIVEYMTFNFSLVGIDQIINNAAKIRQMSGGQFKCPIVFRGPTASAGQLAATHSQAFESWFANTPGLKVVVPSNPYDAKGLLKSAIRDDDPVIFMESEQMYGDKGEVPEGEYTIPLGVAEIKREGTDVTIVSFGKIIKEAYKAADELEKEGISCEIIDLRTVRPMDRKTIVASVKKTNRLVVLEEAWPFGNVATEITYLVQSEAFDFLDAPIVKINTADTPAPYSPVLLEQWLPNKDEVIKAVKKVLYK, from the coding sequence ATGAAGACAATTCAATTTAGAGAAGCGATTTGTGAAGCCATGAGTGAAGAGATGCGCAGAGATGATAGCATCTACTTAATGGGTGAGGAGGTTGCAGAATACAATGGAGCTTATAAAGCTTCAAAAGGGATGCTGGATGAGTTCGGGTCAAAGCGTGTTATTGATACGCCAATTGCTGAACTAGGTTTTGCAGGTATTGCTATTGGCTCTACAATGACAGGAAATCGCCCTATCGTTGAATACATGACCTTTAACTTCTCTCTCGTTGGTATTGATCAAATTATAAATAATGCTGCAAAAATTAGACAAATGTCTGGTGGACAATTTAAATGTCCGATTGTATTTCGCGGACCAACAGCATCTGCTGGTCAATTAGCAGCTACGCACTCACAAGCTTTTGAGAGTTGGTTTGCAAATACTCCTGGTCTGAAAGTAGTCGTGCCTTCAAACCCTTACGATGCAAAAGGTTTATTGAAATCGGCTATTCGTGATGACGATCCAGTAATTTTCATGGAAAGTGAGCAGATGTATGGCGATAAAGGTGAGGTGCCAGAAGGTGAATATACGATTCCTTTAGGTGTAGCCGAAATCAAACGTGAAGGAACAGACGTAACTATTGTATCCTTTGGAAAAATCATTAAAGAAGCTTATAAAGCTGCTGATGAGTTAGAGAAGGAAGGTATTTCTTGTGAAATTATCGATTTGCGAACGGTGCGACCTATGGACAGGAAAACAATTGTAGCATCGGTTAAAAAAACAAACCGACTCGTAGTTCTAGAAGAAGCTTGGCCTTTTGGTAACGTCGCAACAGAAATTACCTATTTAGTGCAATCTGAAGCTTTTGATTTTCTTGATGCTCCAATTGTGAAAATTAATACAGCAGACACACCTGCACCTTATTCACCTGTTTTATTAGAACAGTGGTTGCCAAATAAAGATGAAGTCATTAAAGCAGTAAAAAAAGTACTTTACAAATAA
- a CDS encoding electron transfer flavoprotein subunit alpha/FixB family protein translates to MSVLVYTESEQGKFKKTAFEVASYAKAVADAMGTSVTAITINTDDANELGNYGVDKVLNVNNGDLKTFNANSYASAIAQAAKQENANVVVISSSADSKYLAPILAIGLDAGYASNVVEAPLSTAPFTVKRTAFTNKAFNMTTIDTDVKIVGVSKNAFGLVETNGSVALEDFTPTIPSTGVTVESVDRATDKVTIADAEIVVSGGRGLKGPENWGMIEELADVLGAATACSKPVSDLGWRPHSEHVGQTGKPVASNLYIAIGISGAIQHLAGINSSKIKVVINTDPEAPFFKAADYGVVGDAFEVVPALIEKLKAFKAQNA, encoded by the coding sequence ATGTCAGTTTTAGTATATACAGAATCAGAACAAGGAAAATTTAAAAAAACAGCATTTGAAGTCGCATCCTATGCCAAAGCTGTTGCTGATGCTATGGGAACTAGCGTTACTGCAATTACAATAAATACAGATGACGCCAACGAATTAGGTAATTACGGCGTTGACAAAGTATTAAATGTCAACAATGGTGATTTAAAAACATTTAATGCGAACTCATACGCAAGTGCAATCGCACAAGCGGCAAAACAAGAAAATGCTAATGTCGTTGTCATTAGCTCTAGTGCAGACAGCAAATACTTAGCACCAATATTAGCGATAGGTTTAGATGCCGGATATGCTTCAAATGTAGTCGAGGCACCTTTGAGTACTGCGCCATTCACTGTGAAGCGAACTGCTTTTACTAATAAAGCATTCAATATGACCACTATTGATACTGATGTTAAAATTGTAGGTGTTTCTAAAAACGCTTTCGGTTTAGTAGAAACGAATGGAAGTGTTGCTTTAGAAGATTTTACACCAACAATCCCTTCAACAGGAGTAACTGTAGAATCCGTTGATAGAGCTACGGATAAAGTAACCATAGCCGATGCGGAAATTGTAGTGTCTGGAGGACGAGGACTTAAAGGACCAGAAAATTGGGGAATGATTGAAGAACTTGCCGATGTCCTTGGAGCAGCCACAGCATGTTCTAAACCAGTATCCGATTTAGGATGGAGACCTCACAGTGAACACGTAGGTCAGACAGGAAAGCCGGTTGCATCTAACTTATACATCGCAATAGGTATTTCGGGAGCAATACAACATTTAGCAGGAATCAACTCCTCTAAAATTAAAGTGGTCATCAATACCGATCCAGAAGCGCCTTTCTTTAAAGCAGCTGATTACGGAGTAGTTGGTGATGCCTTTGAAGTTGTACCAGCACTCATTGAAAAATTAAAAGCATTTAAAGCTCAAAACGCATAA
- a CDS encoding DUF5686 and carboxypeptidase-like regulatory domain-containing protein encodes MKLNLLILVLFLGGSIAFSQTKISGYVNDENNQPIAFANVFFKGSTEGTITNENGLFYLESDNTWDIVVVSFLGYQQLEITLDKKVNYDLKFVLKEEADALNEVVIITGKQSKKASENPAIRILQKIWERKRQNGLGQFKQYEYDKYEKVEFDLNTIDSALIKSKLFRGMEFVFKEVDTSRITGKTYLPIFINESVSKVYGDNLLSKEKEDIKGNKNSGFSNNQIIIDFIDDLYADFDIYDNYLKFFDKSFVSPLSRTGIQTYNYILSDSAFIDNKWCYNIIYYPRRKNELTFKGDFWVNDTTYAIKDINLQASKSANINWVKEIYIEQEFDVLNDSIFLIKRDYMLSDFALNKKEKSRGVYGKRTTLYDNYTFDIPKDDKFYDVEVYNYNEDVYNRDDKFWTQNRMESLSKDEKGVYKMLDTLKTVKKFKRLYSIGSILASGYIEFPSINFDYGPIFSTFGFNEVEGTRIRTGGRTYFGPNDLWRIEGFLAYGFRDDKFKYGISGKWLVDKKRRIIISAGNRRDVEQIGANLTASTDVLGRSLASSAVVGTAVNDKLTSINLTTMSLEIEPARNFVIRTSGTYKTLESASPTFSLDYNDPESPSGISSEVKQFETAISLSYFPKRKMTGFGVERRVANDGFASLFTQITRGDQDIFNSDFDYTKVQFSYIQPWQVGGFGRLTTTIEAGKTFGEVPLSLLSVVPGNQSYFSIYNTFPQLDFYEFVTDTYTSLHVEHNFNGRIFSRIPFLKKYNLRAIIGVRGVWGDLSNDNIALNTTGNLAETPLVAPSQDIYYEYSFGIGNIFKILRIDFNFRGNYLSTPDARPFGVTGSFGFNF; translated from the coding sequence ATGAAATTAAATCTACTAATTCTTGTTTTATTCTTAGGTGGTTCGATTGCGTTTTCACAAACCAAAATAAGTGGTTATGTAAATGATGAAAACAATCAGCCCATTGCCTTTGCTAATGTATTTTTTAAAGGTTCAACTGAGGGTACTATTACTAATGAAAATGGGCTCTTCTACCTTGAGTCTGACAATACTTGGGACATTGTTGTTGTTTCTTTTTTAGGCTATCAACAACTAGAAATTACACTGGATAAAAAAGTTAATTACGATCTAAAATTCGTATTAAAAGAAGAAGCAGATGCCCTTAACGAAGTCGTAATCATTACTGGAAAACAATCTAAAAAAGCTTCTGAAAATCCAGCAATACGAATTCTACAGAAAATTTGGGAGCGCAAACGGCAAAACGGATTGGGACAGTTCAAGCAATATGAGTATGATAAGTACGAAAAGGTAGAGTTTGATCTTAATACTATAGATAGTGCATTGATTAAAAGTAAGTTGTTTAGAGGTATGGAATTTGTGTTTAAAGAAGTAGATACCTCAAGAATCACTGGAAAAACATATTTACCAATATTCATTAATGAATCTGTGAGTAAGGTGTATGGTGATAATTTATTAAGCAAGGAAAAGGAAGACATAAAAGGAAATAAAAACTCAGGCTTTAGTAACAATCAAATTATTATTGATTTCATAGATGATTTGTATGCCGATTTTGATATTTACGATAACTATTTGAAGTTCTTCGATAAGAGTTTTGTAAGTCCCTTGTCGCGAACGGGAATACAGACGTATAATTATATCTTATCTGATAGTGCCTTTATAGACAATAAGTGGTGCTATAACATCATTTACTATCCACGACGAAAAAATGAACTCACTTTTAAAGGTGATTTTTGGGTCAATGATACTACCTACGCCATTAAAGACATCAATCTGCAAGCGTCTAAAAGCGCAAATATTAACTGGGTAAAGGAAATTTATATCGAACAGGAATTTGATGTGTTGAATGATTCTATATTCTTGATTAAGCGAGACTATATGTTGTCTGATTTCGCCTTGAATAAAAAAGAAAAGTCACGTGGTGTTTACGGAAAGCGTACAACTTTATATGATAATTACACCTTTGATATTCCCAAGGATGATAAGTTCTATGATGTTGAAGTATACAATTATAATGAAGATGTCTATAACCGTGATGATAAGTTTTGGACACAAAACAGAATGGAATCCTTGAGTAAAGACGAAAAAGGGGTTTATAAAATGCTAGATACACTAAAAACGGTGAAAAAATTTAAACGTTTATATAGTATTGGTAGTATTTTGGCTTCAGGTTACATAGAATTTCCAAGTATCAATTTTGACTACGGTCCGATATTTTCAACCTTTGGATTTAATGAGGTTGAAGGGACTCGGATTCGAACAGGAGGACGTACCTATTTTGGACCCAATGATCTTTGGCGTATTGAAGGGTTTTTAGCCTACGGATTTAGAGATGATAAATTCAAATATGGTATTTCTGGAAAATGGCTGGTAGATAAAAAACGACGAATTATCATCTCAGCAGGAAACCGTCGTGACGTAGAGCAAATAGGTGCAAACTTAACCGCTTCAACAGATGTCTTAGGTAGAAGTTTAGCCTCATCTGCTGTTGTAGGAACAGCCGTTAATGATAAGCTTACCAGTATCAATTTGACAACGATGTCACTTGAGATTGAACCCGCAAGGAATTTTGTTATTCGCACGAGTGGAACATATAAAACTTTAGAATCGGCATCACCAACTTTCAGTTTAGATTATAATGATCCCGAGTCACCATCTGGAATTTCTTCCGAAGTCAAGCAATTTGAAACAGCGATATCGCTGTCCTATTTTCCGAAGCGAAAAATGACAGGATTTGGAGTAGAACGTCGCGTGGCGAATGATGGTTTTGCAAGTTTATTTACTCAGATTACAAGAGGAGATCAAGATATTTTTAATAGTGATTTTGATTATACCAAAGTGCAATTCTCGTACATTCAACCATGGCAAGTTGGAGGATTCGGACGTTTAACAACTACCATAGAGGCTGGGAAGACCTTTGGAGAAGTGCCATTATCTTTGTTAAGTGTGGTTCCTGGAAATCAATCATATTTCTCAATCTATAATACATTTCCGCAATTAGATTTTTATGAATTCGTGACTGATACCTATACGTCTTTACATGTAGAACACAATTTCAATGGACGTATATTTTCACGAATCCCATTTCTAAAAAAATATAATCTAAGAGCTATAATAGGGGTTCGCGGAGTTTGGGGCGACTTGTCTAATGATAATATTGCCTTAAACACAACTGGTAACCTTGCCGAAACACCACTTGTTGCACCAAGTCAAGATATTTATTACGAGTACAGTTTTGGCATTGGTAATATTTTTAAAATTTTACGCATCGATTTTAACTTTAGAGGAAATTATCTTTCTACTCCAGATGCGAGACCATTTGGTGTCACTGGTAGTTTTGGGTTTAACTTCTAG
- a CDS encoding DUF4174 domain-containing protein, whose protein sequence is MKFRTLIGFSILVLLTNLINAQDLSKHQWNNRVLLIITEDTGNTVFQNQINSLNNQDQALKERKLLVYQISPTHYKIGISEHHTWTVSQKLYRQFKTEKTSFVVLLIGLDGSVKQKQDHILNPKTLFNIIDGMPMRLSEIRGNK, encoded by the coding sequence ATGAAATTTCGTACCCTTATTGGTTTTTCAATTCTAGTATTACTTACAAATCTCATAAATGCTCAAGACCTGTCAAAACATCAATGGAACAATAGAGTCCTATTAATAATAACCGAGGATACAGGAAATACTGTTTTTCAAAATCAAATTAATTCATTAAATAATCAAGACCAAGCATTAAAAGAAAGGAAACTCTTAGTGTATCAAATCTCACCAACCCATTATAAGATTGGCATTTCAGAGCATCATACTTGGACAGTAAGTCAAAAATTATATAGACAATTCAAAACGGAGAAAACATCATTTGTAGTACTACTCATTGGACTAGACGGCAGTGTGAAACAAAAACAAGATCACATATTAAATCCTAAAACACTTTTTAACATCATTGATGGCATGCCCATGAGGCTGTCTGAAATAAGAGGAAACAAATAG
- a CDS encoding electron transfer flavoprotein subunit beta/FixA family protein has product MKILVCISHVPDTTSKINFTEGDTKFDTNGVQFVINPNDEFGLTRAMWFKEKQGANVTVVNVGGPETEPTLRKALAIGADAAIRVNTEAKDGFQVAKELTNVVNEGGYDLVIAGRESIDYNGGMVPGMLAALTNANFVTNCISLEIEGTNATAMREIDGGKETVSTSLPLVIGGQKGLVEESDLRIPNMRGIMMARQKPLNVIEPINANVETTAVKFEKPAPRGAVTLVDADNIDKLINLLHNEAKAI; this is encoded by the coding sequence ATGAAAATATTAGTATGTATTAGTCATGTTCCTGATACGACTTCAAAGATTAATTTCACCGAAGGCGACACAAAATTTGACACTAATGGTGTTCAATTTGTGATCAACCCAAATGACGAATTTGGTTTAACTCGTGCCATGTGGTTTAAAGAAAAACAAGGTGCTAACGTTACGGTTGTTAATGTTGGTGGACCTGAAACTGAGCCTACCCTTCGGAAGGCATTGGCCATTGGCGCAGACGCTGCTATTAGAGTAAATACTGAAGCTAAAGACGGTTTTCAAGTGGCTAAAGAATTGACCAATGTTGTAAATGAAGGAGGTTATGATCTCGTTATTGCTGGTCGTGAATCTATTGACTATAATGGTGGAATGGTGCCAGGAATGCTTGCTGCTTTAACTAATGCTAACTTCGTAACAAACTGCATCAGTCTAGAAATTGAAGGCACAAATGCAACTGCAATGCGTGAGATTGATGGTGGTAAAGAGACCGTATCTACTAGTTTACCCCTAGTAATAGGTGGACAAAAAGGATTGGTTGAAGAAAGTGATCTTCGCATACCGAACATGAGAGGAATCATGATGGCACGACAAAAACCTCTCAATGTCATTGAACCTATTAATGCAAATGTAGAAACTACCGCCGTGAAATTTGAAAAGCCTGCTCCAAGAGGCGCAGTAACTTTAGTTGATGCTGATAATATTGATAAATTGATCAACTTATTGCATAACGAAGCTAAAGCGATTTAA